From the genome of Pseudomonas putida:
CCCGCAAACAAGTGCGCAAAGTCTACACCCTCCCCCAGAACTCGACATTGATGGGGTCGGTAGCCATGTCGGCGCTCATTGGCCGGGTCCCGATCGATGGAACAGTCAATGACCCCTTCCCTTTCAAGGTCCTGATCGGTCCGGATAACCTGACCGCAAACGGCATCGAGCTCCCAGATGTCGTTGGTGCCGTCGCCAGCGGTACCGCCTCGGGCGACTGGACGTTGTCCTGCGTGCGTGGGCAAGTGCGGAGTCTGACCTTCGTATTCGCCGACGGCACGGTCCGGTCGTTCCCTGCGCCGGCAGAAGAGGCCAACGGCAGCCAAAACAACAACCAGGCCAGTAGCAACGGGAGCGGGCAACCTGCGATCCAGGGCGGACTCGGCTGGATCAGCGACTCCTATGGTATCCCTTGCATATCCGGTGAACGCCGCTCCAACGCCAAGGAATACCTGACCAACCAATCCCTGGTGACAGCCGCAGGAGCCGGCATCGCCAAGCTGCTGAAAACCGATGAGCAGAACAACTCGACGACTTTCAGCAGCGGGGGTACGTCATTCGGTACCACGGGCTCCTCGGGGAACTCCGCCATGGGCTCCATCCTCACCGGCGGGGTGAGCGATATCCGCTCATGGATGAACAAACTCTACGGCGAAGCATTCGCCGCCATATACGTCCAGCCTGGGGCGAAAGTCGCCGTCCATTTGGACCAGCAGCTCGCCATCGACTACGAGATCAAAGGCCGCAAGGTCGATTACAACGCCGGAGCCACACATGTATCCGCATACCTGGACTAAGCCCCGCCTGCAGGCCGGGGCCTGGCTCGTGCTCGCCCTCATTCTAGGCGGATGCACGACTGACAAAGACGAGCTGCTCCCCCACGGGGAAGCCAACATGATGGACGTGTGGCAACACGGCACGTCTGGCGGGAGCTCTGGCAGCTCCAACAGCAGAATGCTGCTGGATGCGCGCCAAGAGCTTCGCCGACCGCTCGATGAGGCTCAGGTGGCTCGCTTACAGGCAAGCGCTGACGCCTTCAACCGTACGCCCCAAAACGAAATTTATAGCCAGTTCAAGCGCCTGCCGAACCCTGACCTGGTCATGTACGTGTTCCCGCACCTGGCTGGTACAGATCCGGTTCCAGTCCCCGGCTACACGACGGTGTTTCCGATGTATCAACGCGTGCAGTACGCCATGCCAGGCGAGCGGACGGAGGAGTACTGATGGAGTTCCTCAGCAAATTGCTGGGCAAAGGCCCTGCAACGCATATCGAGCCCGTGCTCAGCCAGACAACAACCGATTCCGACCTAGTCGACGACTATTCCGCAACGGGCAGTACGGCGCTCAACGAGGAAAAGCGCCAGGCTGCGAATGACCGGTACATTGCTCGCCTGGAGTCCATGGGCATCCCTTCACCTATCGACTGGCAAAACCCTAAACGTCGGCCGGCGACGAAAGCTGACGTGTCGAGGATGTACGAGGTCAACCCCTCGTTCGTGGACATGCTGCCATGGGCAGAATACCTCCCTAACGAAGAGGCCATGCTCCTCGAGGATGGCATTTCCAGGGCGGCTTTCTTCGAGTTGGTCCCGATCGGCACAGAGGGGCGCTCCGACGACTGGCTTCAACAAGCTCGCGATGCGTTGCAAGGCGTCCTTCAGGACAGTTTCGATGAGCTGGAGAGTTCTCACTGGGTGGTCCAGCTCTATGCCCAAGACGAAACGGACTGGAGTGACTACCTACAGAAACTCCAGGCCTACGTTCAGCCTCGAGCTGACAACACGGATTTCACCAAGTTGTATCTTGCGCTATTCCGCCACCACCTCGAATCCATCTCGAAGCCGGGCGGGCTGTTTGTCGACACAGCAGTCAGCAACCTCCCGTGGCGTGGGCAGACCCGGAAAGTCCGCCTGGTGGTGTACCGCCGGGTGAGAAAACAGGACCTCGTGGTTCGGGGACAGGAGCCTGCCGCCTACCTCAAGGCAATCTGTGATCGTCTCAAAGGCTCCCTGGCCAACGCCGGCGTTTCAACCAAACGCATGGATGGCCATGCAATCAAGCGCTGGCTCGTTGGCTGGTTCAACCCATACCCTGATCATCTGGGCTCCACCGATCGGGATATCCGTCGATTCTACGACACAGTTTGTCAACCAACCTGCGAGCTCGATGAGGGTGAGCTGCCGGTGGCCAGCGGTACCGACTTTTCCGAGAACCTGTTCTTCCGAGAACCTCGGTCGGATGTCGACAGCGGCCTTTGGTCGTTCGACGGCATGCCACACCGAGTTGTGATACTTGATCGCCTGAAAAATGCCCCCCTTACCGGGCACCTCACCGGTGAGACCAAACAGGCAGACTCATTGAACTCGCTGTTCGACCGCCTACCTGAAGATACCGCGCTGTGCATCACCATGGTGCCGACCCCGCAGGATCTGCTGGAAGGGCATCTTGAACAACTCTCCAGGAAGGCCATCGGCGACACCCAGGCATCCAGCCACACGCGGGATGACGTACAAACGGCACGGTCCATCCTCGGGCGCAAGCACAAGCTCTACAGGGGCAGTGTTGCTTTTTTCCTCCGTGGGCAGAATAAAGCCGTGCTCGAGGAGCGCACGACCAGCTTGTGCAACGTTCTCCTCGGCGCCGGCATGCAGCCAGTCCAGCCTCAGGACGAGGTAGCTCCCCTGAACAGCTACCTGCGGTGGTTACCCTGCAACTTCGATCCGAATGAAAACCGCGCCCTGGATTGGTACACCCAGCTGATGTTCACCCAGCACATCGCGAACCTGGCCCCCGTATGGGGGCGCTCCACTGGGACAGGTAATCCAGGCTTCACGCTGTCTAACAGGGGAGGTGCAACGCTGACCTTCGACCCGTTGAACAAGCTCGACCGTCAGATGAACGCCCACCTGTTCTTGTTCGGCCCTACCGGCGCGGGTAAGTCGGCCACAGCCAACTACCTGATCATGCAAGCCATCGCGCTATACCGTCCAAGGTTCTTCATCATAGAGGCCGGCAACAGCTTCGGTCTGCTGGGCGATTTCGCCAAGCGGCTCGGCCTGACCGTCAACCGGGTACGGCTCGCCCCAGGCAGCGGTGTGAGCCTCGCCCCGTTTGTAGACGCGGTGCAACTCGTCAAAAACAAGGACCAGGTCAAGGTCCTGAATGCCTCGGACGTGGATGCCTCGGACCAACACCTGGCCGACGCCCTGGCGGGGATGGAAGACGAGCAGAGGGATATCTTGGGCGAGCTTGAGATCACTGCCCGATTGATGATCACAGGCGGCGAGTCCAAGGAAGATGCTCGACTCACTCGGGCTGACCGCAGTGCCATCCGCCAGTGCATCCTCAACGCCGCCGAGCTGTGTGTCAGCGAGAACCGTCCAGTGCTCACTGAAGATATCAGCGCAGCGCTGCAGGCGATGGCCAGCGACGACAAGCTCCCTGAAATCCGGCGCAACAGATTCATGGAGATGTCCGAGGCCATGGGGATGTTCACCATGGGTACCGAGGCTGAAATGTTCAATCGTCCTGGTACCGCCTGGCCGGAAGCGGACATCACGATCGTCGACTTGGCCACCTACGCGCGTGAGGGCTATCAGGCCCAGATGGCTATCGCCTACATCTCACTACTGAACACCATCAACAACATCGCGGAGCGGGACCAGTTCAAAGGTCGGCCACTGATTGCCTTCACCGACGAAGGCCACATCCCCTTGAAGGTGCCACTGCTTTCCCCTTATTCGGTGAAGATCACCAAAATGTGGCGAAAACTGGGGGCCTGGTACTGGATGGCAACCCAGAACGTCGACGACATCCCCCCAGAAGCATCCGCACTGCTCAACATGATTGAGTGGTGGATCTGTTTGAACATGCCGCCCGACGAGGTGGAGAAAATCGCGCGTTTTCGTGAGCTCACGCCCGCGCAGAAGACGATGATGCTCTCGGCACGGAAGGAGAACGGCAAGTTCACTGAGGGCATCGTCCTGGCCAAGCGGATCGAGATGCTGTTCCGGGTGGTGCCACCCAGCTTGTGCCTTGCCCTGGCCATGACAGAGCCGGAAGAAAAACGACAACGTTACGAAATCATGCAGGCGCTCGGATGCGATGAATTACACGCCGCGCTGCAGGTGGCTGCAGATCTGGACCGCAAACGCGGTATTACCCCCTTCCCCATTTCCTTTCCCGAACCTAAGAAGGCCGTGGAGCGCGTGGCATGAGAGTCATGAATACTCTGACCCAGAACATCATTGATAGCCTGACCCAGCTGCTCAAAGAGCCCGGGCACGACACACTCCAGTCACTGTCGGTTTGCGCACCAGTGCTCATTGACGAGCTGCAACAGATCAAAAATAACGCCCTCGATCGTCGTGACATCATTCCTCTGGTTCAGTCCGTGTTGAATGAGTGGCTGAAGCAGCATCCCCAACCTGATGGGGCCATTCAGGATCTCCAAGTCGCCTTGCAGAAACTCGGCCAGCCTGGAGCCCATCCTGATGAGTTTGGGGGAGAGCATGCCTAAGCGTAGGCTTAACCTCACCTTGTTCGTCTTCATGGTGATCGCAGGATTAGGCGCCTGGTGGCAGCTCGCAACCAATTCGAATGCCAGAAGCCCAGATCAGACCTGGTATTTCGGGCAATCGGATGCCAGATGGGTAATCACTGAGTACGCCGACCTCGAATGCCCTTATTGCAGGGCATACACCCCTCAACTGAAGCGGTGGGTGAGCGATCAAGAGAATGTAAAGCTTGCCTGGCATCACTTCCCTCTCGAGACCCACGGAGCTGCAGCACTATCGGAAGCCCGGGTAGTTCAATGTGCGGGATCGATAGGGGGAGCTTCGGCATTCTGGCAAGCGATCGACCAGGTCTTCCTTCGCACACGAAGTAATGGACAGGGGCTCACAGATCAACTGGAGCTACCCGACATTTCGGCCGAGGATCTTTCCCACTGCGCTAAAACGAACCCTGATGTGCATGCAGCGGTTGATCGGCAGCTGGCACTGGCAAGGAGCCGCGGCATAGCCGCAACTCCCACGATCGAGGTCGCGGACAGTCTGACTGGCCTGAGCATTCGGCTGGAAGGTCCGGTGGAAGGCGACACGCTGCTGTCAGTCATTGATGCCCTCGCCGCCCAGGCCATTTAGCGCAAGGAGTAGTCAGAGTAATGATCAAACTCACAGTTTCGCGCACCGACAACAATGACGACGAGAGCAACCTGCCAAGCAGGTTCTTTCCCAGCGCAGGCTTGGGTCACGGATGGTTTCAGCTTGATCCGGCCGGAGAAGAACTACCCACGCATGATGAGTTAGGCTGGGCTCTGCAGAAATGGGATGACGACTGTCTACTCAAGGAGTACGACTCTGCCACAGGTAAAGGACAATTTGTGATCGTCGACTGGTACGCTCCCGCCCCTGGGTCCGTGATCGAGCTGCGGCTGGAACGCGACATGAATCTAGTCGAACTGCCTGCCGATGACGGGGAATGATTGCACTAGTTGAGACCTATGGGGTTGAAAACAGTACGAAGAGGAACGAATTTGCCCCTATCTTTGTCACAGTCAATGCGTTCTTAGAGGTAAATGAGATGATGGATCTACAGGGATTCGCCAGCAGACATAGCTGCTTGAGCGTCCGACTTGAAAAGCTCTATCAGCAGCTTTCCGACCAACATGACGCTACCGGTTTTTCGGCAGCTGTGATGCACCTCAACGATGACATTTGCGAACTGCAGCGGGATGTCCTGGAGGCAGTAATACGCCGAACAAGATCACCCGGTGCTAGGACTTGTCCATCAGAAACCGAGTGACCGCAAGTCACTGACGCTCTCGACGATCAAGAGGATCTTGAGGAAGTGTGATAGTCAGCGTGAAACTACCTGTGAGGCCTTGGCGCAGCTCCTTGGGCATCCAATAAGCAAATTGGATTAACCACGCGCCGTCCTGCAAGCGATGGGTTTCCTGCCGAAACTCCTTAACCGATGACTCATCAATTTCGAGAATGGCTGCCACTTCTTGGTTGGTGGGTATGGCGTCCATAGCTAAGCCACTCCGTTCGTTTAGCCAGGGTAGAAAATACCTCAGTGCCACTCAAATGCCATCAACCGTTCATCAGTCGGAGGACTTATGATTCTCCATCCAAGAGTAAGCGCGCTGAAGGGCCCAGGTCATCGCAGCCGTCATCGTCTGTCCTTTGCAGTCCATATGGCCCTCTTCGAGTAGAAGCGTTCCATCCAGGGCATAGATACCGAGAAATAGCTGAGTAAGGTGCTCGCGAGAGACCCGCACCTGAATGTTAATGAGGGAGCCGTCGCCCATCCGCTCATCGAAGTTCCTGAAGTGCAGATCGGGATCGGCCCACTCCCAGAATACTTGTCCTCTGTTGCGCATGTCCGTTCCAGTGTAAGTGCCAATCCGGGCAGTATGGAGCCACATAAAGGAACCTGCCAGACCGAAAACGCTTTGCTTACGCCCGTGTGACGATTCACCAAGAAATCCAAGTGCCGTCAAATATCTATTTACTACTGCGCCTGGCGGGCCGTTCCGTTTTCCTGTACCCGTCCCCACTTCAGGTGCAGCCTCATGTTCAATATCCCCCCGCCTTCATCGCAAGTGATCCCGTTATTCGTCGCCGCGCTGGCCACCGGTACCGCGCATGCAGAGACCTGGGCCATCACTGACGCGGCGCACCCACTCACCTCGGTACCGGCAGATGTGCGTGTCATCAAGCTCGATGATCAACAGCGCATCGAGGAGCAGTTGTCCAGGAAGTTACCACCCAACCCGCACCAAGCCGCGCTCGCCGCTAGGCAACTAATGGGCACGCCTGCCGGAGCTGCCCTTATGCAGCAGCTGGTTGCCGCTCAGCAGGGCAATGCCGATGCCTGGAGTGTCGGGGTCTCAAAGGTGCCGGCAATCGTTGTCGATCGCCGGTATGTGGTGTACGGCCAACCCGACGTGGTTGCAGCCGTTCAAGCAATCAACCAGGCAAGGGGACGGTAATGAAGCGAATCTCGCGACTCACATTAGCTGGACTTCTAACCTCGGCGCTACCTTTCTCAGCCTCCGCAGCCATCAGCTCGGCGGCGATTCTCGCCTCCACCACCTCGCCTACCTGTCTGGAATACAAAGTGGTTGGCATCTGCTACTGGCTCTTCTGTACGCCGTACGGATGCACGGTGAAGACCTCGACCAAAGTCAGGCACTACGTCCCGGACGCAGTGGTATCGGCTTATGCCAACACCGGAGAGAACCCATGGGCTGAGGTGAGCTCGATGGGGGCACCAAACGCCACAGCGCAGGCCGGCAACGATGGCACCACCAACCACATCGCCGAAAACAACATCACGAAGTTCAAGGAGGCTGATGTCATAGGCCATCCCGGAGCTGCAGTATTCAGCAGGTTCGTCAGCTCGATGGGCTACTCCTGCCATGGTGCAACGACTCCTTTGGTCCCCTACATGCTCAGCACCTTGGACACTCTCGCATGGCGCTACGGTGTCCCCGAATCTGTCTATCCAGAGGCGTTGGTACCGGGCAAGCGCGAAGTCGGAGGAACGCTTTCTGGCGACCTGTGGGGAAGCGTCTACCCACGCAGCGGCTTCATTCATCAAACGGACGATTTCAAAGCAGCAGCAGTGATCGCGCAGCGCGCGGGAGACATCACTACTCGCAACGGCCAACCCCATGTCTACCAGCCGATGCTTGGGATGATGGAGCCAGGCTACTGGCCCGCTGGCGAGCTGATTGAAGGGGACGCCAGCACCGGCAAATGGCAACAACTCACTCCAACCATGAGCCCAAGCTGTGCTGTGTTCCCCTCCCCTGGCCCTGATGCCGAAGCCATCGACGAGGCCTATGCCTGGGCCCTGTGGAGGCCCTATTCATGCTGCCAGCGCAAGGGCCAGACCTTCCTGGGCAGCACTGACTTCCAATGAGATATGACCTGGAGAGCTATATGAACAAAATAACCATCGCCATCATGCTCGCAGCTGGCATGAGCAGCACCTGGTGCATGGCCGAGGCCGCTGACCCAATCAAGGTAGAATCCCAGGGCAGCGTGATCGGGGACGACGTGCTCTACAGTATCGGCGGTGGCAGCGCTGTTCAGATGGGCAGTGCTGGCCAGATGGAAAGCATCACCGTCGGCGCCGGCTGGCAGAACAACCTGGTCTGCGGAAACATGGACCTCAGCAACACTTTGCAAAACCAGCTGAACGGCGCAACCCAGGGCTTCCAGCAGATTATGAGCAGCGTCATTCAGAACGCGACCGGCGCTGTAACATCACTGCCGGCACTGATTCTGCAACGAGCCAATCCCGCCCTCTATAACCTGCTGACTAACGGGATCCTGCAAGCTCGCCTCGACTACGACCGTTCGAAGGGAACCTGTCGGGCGATGGCCGAACGGATGGCCGACATTGCAGGCGGCCAGATGGGGTGGGGCAAGGTTGCCGAGGGTCAGAAGATGGGGGAAGCCCTGGCAACCAGCAACGATGCCGTGGCAGTCGTCGACCAGGTCGAAGAAGCACCAGGATCGAATGGCGTGACGTGGGTCGGCGGAAAACAGGCCGGTGGGAATGGGCAGCAGCCCATCAAGGTGGTTGGAGACGTCGCCAAAGCGGGATACAACCTCCTCAACAATCGCGCAGCTCAGGACACCTCGAGCATCCCGCAGTCCAGCTGCTCTAATGGACTGGTCTGCGGCAGTTGGGAATCTCCGACCGAAGCCGCTCAATTCGCAAACCGAGTCCTGGGTGAGCAGCAGCTGCAGACCTGTGAAGGCTGCACCACCACCTCGACTCCGGGTGTGGGCTTAACGCCGCTGATCCAGGAAACATACGACAAGAAGCTTGCTGCCCTGCAGGAGCTCTTGAAGCCCGGGACACAGATCACCTCCGAGAAGCTACGTGAGGCAAGCAGCGACTCCCTCCCCATTACCCGCGGCGTAGTTACAGCTCTTCGTGACGAGCGAGATCAGGCGGTGTTGGCCTCCCGCCTGGCATCCGAGGTTGCCCTAGCGGATGTCCTTGAGAAGGGTCTGCTGCTGCAGCGCATGCTGATTACAGGCAGCAAGGAACCCAACGTGAATGCGAACAAGCTGGCCGTTGAGGCCACACTCGGCCAGGTCGACACGCTCCAGCAACTCATCACCAACCTCAAGACCGAGCTCGACATGCGACAGCAGCTCGCCAACAACTCCCCGATGAAGATCATCGAGCGCAGCAGGTCACGCGCCGAAAACTCCCGATCGATCTACGAAGCGGCGCCTGAACAGGATCGCCTGCTTCAACTGCAGAAGCCTGCCGGCGAGGAGTGATCATGTCCGAAGATGCCGAGAAAAAAATCCACCCTCTCAAACTCCTCCTGAAAGGCGTGTTATTGAGTGTGGTGATGCTGTTGCTCTGCGTGTTGCTCGGCATCATCGCGGTCAATCATCTGGGCGTGTTCGACACCTGGTTGAAGTGGCGCGAGGGGAACTACTTGCCACTGCTGCTATGGCGACTTGCTCTCTACGGCAGCATCGTCTTCGCCTGGGTGAAGCTCAAAGCGCGCCTGCCTGAGACCGAGGTAGAGCAGGCATCGAAGGGGGTTCAGCGGATTGAGACTCTGGTACTCCTGTTGTTCGTGATCCTTGAGATCTCGAAAGCGCCAATCACCTGGTCGGAGGTCCTATGACGCTCTACACGAATGACTACCTCGAGTATTACCTCACCCTGGTAGGGTGGATCATTAACAACGGGATCTGGGACATGATTTCGGACACGGGCCTGTTCGCCTTGCCCTTTATCATCGTCGTGGCCCGTGAATGGATCAAGGTACGAGGAGAAGGTGCTGACGAGGGCAACAAGGGGGTGCTCTCCCTGGCGCGCATCGAAACCCAGTTGTACGTCGGGTATGTGGTCGTTTCACTCTGTGCTGTGCCAGCCATCTCGGTGGGGTTTGACACTCTGCAGTTCGACCAGTCGCGAGGGACGCAGTGCCAGGTGCTGACGCCGGCACCCTCGGAGACCGGCTGGAACACGACATTCAGTTCGCTGGCCGGCAAGAGCGCCAAGGTGCCGGTGTGGTGGGCCCTCGTACACGCGCTGTCCAAGGGATTGAATAGCGGTGCTGTTGCAGCAATCCCATGCGGTACAGATCTCAGGCAGATGCGTATGGAAGTCGACGCGATGAGAATCGACAATCCCCTGCTCGCACAGGAGGTGGCAGACTTCACCCACGATTGTTTCGGTCCTTCCCGCGCGCGCTTGTTTATGCGTCAGCCCGACATTGCATCGATCGCCAAGGACCAGAAGGCCCTTCAGGATCTGAACTGGATCGGTTCCCACTACCTGCTGAACACGGCTGGTTACTACGACACGGATTACTCCAGAACACCCCGTACATCCTGGCCGTATGACACGAAACGAGATGACGGCATGCCCCAGGTTACCGGTGGTGGGGGATACCCCACTTGCAAACAGTGGTGGTCAGACGGGACCATCGGCCTGCGGGACCGACTGAAAGCCCAAGTCGATCCTAGTCTGCTGAACCAGTTCCTCGGGTGGGCAAAGTGGCTGTCCCAAGAGGAAGTGACCGACTCTATGATTCGGCAGATCGTGTCGCCATCCAGCCAGGTCAGCGGCAATGTCTACACCGACTATGGCGGCCAGATTGATGGCACGATCTGGAACGGTATGGCGCGCGGCGCAGGCACGCTCGGTGTTGCATTAGGCTCCCTCGCCTACTTCCCCGGTATGGACGTTGTGCGACAAGCCCTACCGATGGTCATGGCTTTCTTGAAAATGGCGCTGGTGATCTGTATTCCAATTGTGCTGATCATAGGCGCTTATCGACTTGAAGTAGCGATGACAATGTCTGTCACCATGTTTGCGCTGATCTTCGTAGACTTCTGGTTCCAACTCGCCCGATGGGTCGATAGTACTGTCATCGACGCTCTGTATGGTTCCGGATCTCCTCACATGTCATTTGACCCGGTGATGGGGCTAAATACTACAACTCAAGATGCGATACTAAATTTTGTCATGGGGGCAATGTTCATAGTCCTTCCTGCGTTTTGGATGACTGCTATAGGATGGGCAGGAGTTAAGGCCGGAAGTGTGCTGAGCGGATTAGCTGAAGGCACCAAGGGGGTACAGGGTGCTGGAGAGAGGGGCGGAAAGTTTATGGAGTCCGCAGTAAAACGAGGAGGTGACTCAATTATAAAATCCTAAACCACACCGCCAACTTGAGTTGGCGGCTTAACTCCAGCATTAAGCTGAATGACCATGAAAGCAAAGAGCATTAATCTTCAGGCGATTGGCCATAAGCATCCAAAGGCCGCCCCCAAATATCTACCGGGGTACCACAGATGTCCCGACCATAAGGAGCTTCAAACCTCTCCCACTCATCATCAGTCCAAGCCTTCCCAGGACTTCTGTACCCGTATACTGCCAATGCAATGATACCGATCCAGATGGCAACTGAAGCCAGCCAATTAAGGGAGTTAAGAAAGACGAACAGGGATATAGCTGCAAGCACAGCCCTTTTGACCCAACGCACCTTTGTGTTCCGATCATGCACGCAAAAGCGCGCCACGCCTCCCAGAGCCCGCCCCAAGCGGAAGGATATCGAGTTCTTTGTGACTGCGCCCATGATCCATCTCCTTGCTCTGTGAGAGCATCTTGCCATCAGATATACGACACCTTTGGCATTTTCGCAAGAGGTATGGCATAAAACGCCATCAGCACTCATCAGGTTCGCATCCATGACCACACACAATGTCGTCGTTCCCAAGCCGATGGAGCAGTCCATTGAGGATCTAGTCAACACTGGCCGGTACCAGAACTTCAGCGAGGTCGTTCGTGCTGGTATCCGGATGCTGCTTGAGCGTGAAGCAGCTGAGGCAGCCAGGCTAGAAGCGCTGCGGAACGCAACATCAGTGGGCATCATGCAGGTCGAAGCAGGCCAGTACGATGAAATCGATCCGGCCAATCTGGCAGCCTACTTGTACAATCTTGGAAGAATAGCGGGCGATAAAGAATGAGCAGGGCCATGGTTCGCATGTCATCCCAGGCACGCATCGACATCGCCGATACGCTTCGCTTCACTGAGGTAAGACACGGTCTGTCCATCAGGAATCGGTATCAAGACCTGCTACAGGAAACGCTCCTCGCCCTAGCTGAGCAGCCGACGCCGGTAGTCAGCAAGATGCGTGATGAGCTTTCCCATGGCCTTCGCAGCCTTCACCTGTCATTCAACGTGCTGCAGATGACTGACGGCCGCAGGATAATACCTCGACATATCGTGTTCTACCGCACTGAGACAGACCAGGTCGTTGAAATCCTACGGGTTCTCTACGACGCGATGGAGATTACTCAGCATTTGAACCATCTGCATCAGTAGTAAAAGGGAAATGGTTCAGAAACAAATGGGTTTGAATGGGTAATGGAATGGATCACAAGGGTAAAAGCCCTACCCGAAAGGGCTGTTTAGCTAAAGGACACGGATAAAGATGCGAAACACGCCAGTATGGTTTGAGAAAACTGTTGAATATGCTTATGTGGCCAAACTCGTACTCAATGGACAAATGGGATTTGCGGCCCCATTGGCTGGCGTACATGAGAGCTGGGCGGGCGATACAGTTTTTGGCAATGCGGATAAATTCGTACTCGTCGAATTCAAAAGAACTTGCGATCAATTACCCACCGAGAAATCTTTATTTTTGGATTACAACAAAGCCAAAGAGGAACTTGGAGAGTATAGGCACCACTACTTCATCTATGGGGCCATCAAAGATAGCAAGTTTGACTTGAGAGCAGAGCTCTACTTTGACACCAACGAAGAAAAATACTACTACGACGCCACAAACATATTAGAACAAGGTGTCACCAAGGAAGAATTTTATATGTATCTTGAGCTACTAGCCGCACATAAAAAATCAGACGGTCGCGTCGGGAGCGGCGACGGGATGAACCTAGAAACATTCTCAACAGTTCTTGGAGTAAGCCAGGCAGGAATCGTGGTCGAGACTCAAGCTCTGCATGAATATGCGCCGAACCTGTTTCCTGCTCCTTCCAGACCAGACCACACACCCAGCACATCACAGTCACCAACCTTAAAGATGAGGTAGGTTTTTAGTGATGGATGATGGCCATCTGACTCAAAATGATACGCCCACCTGGAAATAATTTAAGGTAGATAGCAAGAGGCCATTTCAACGAAAAGCCCGCTCCATGCACACCCCATGGAGCAATCTATGCAACTCCTCTCCTGGTTGAGCCGCAAACCGGCTAAACCAACATCAGAAGCCTCACCACAGGGCTTCCATCTGCCGGCGAAGGCTACTGCTCTCCTGCAGAGCCCACTCCGTCAGCAGCTCCTGGAGAACATCTGGCGCCGGGCTTCGCTCTCGCGAGCTCAGTTCAACACCCTCTACCTCAAGCCGCTCGAGCGCTACGCTGAGCTGGTGCAGCTGCTCCCTGCATCTGAGAATCACCACCACGCGCATCTTGGGGGCTGCTGGACCATGGCCTTGAGATCATGGCCTACGCCCTGAAGATCCGGCAGACGCACCTGCTGCCAATAGGCGCTCCACCCGAGTCCCAATCTGCTCAAGCAGAAG
Proteins encoded in this window:
- a CDS encoding TIGR03752 family integrating conjugative element protein — protein: MGSLKSNPLLKYLLIPVLIGALIIAFKGGSKKAEVKAPEEETITIGGDTARKLGVDGDTPADTLRTVVAESREVKDQIAKVLTDNKEIKDQNAELQLRLSRIDQNVDSKLNTAKGELQEQVKNQSMGLLDQFQRQLDNLSQNPNAAGQDLPIGLGVQPGDGAGFDKGTKSNGLVWVEPTDATAVDANGKPLQPGSAQAASGFNFPTSFGSTLDKGQTVLSATAQNVGAEMSTQDARKQVRKVYTLPQNSTLMGSVAMSALIGRVPIDGTVNDPFPFKVLIGPDNLTANGIELPDVVGAVASGTASGDWTLSCVRGQVRSLTFVFADGTVRSFPAPAEEANGSQNNNQASSNGSGQPAIQGGLGWISDSYGIPCISGERRSNAKEYLTNQSLVTAAGAGIAKLLKTDEQNNSTTFSSGGTSFGTTGSSGNSAMGSILTGGVSDIRSWMNKLYGEAFAAIYVQPGAKVAVHLDQQLAIDYEIKGRKVDYNAGATHVSAYLD
- a CDS encoding TIGR03751 family conjugal transfer lipoprotein produces the protein MYPHTWTKPRLQAGAWLVLALILGGCTTDKDELLPHGEANMMDVWQHGTSGGSSGSSNSRMLLDARQELRRPLDEAQVARLQASADAFNRTPQNEIYSQFKRLPNPDLVMYVFPHLAGTDPVPVPGYTTVFPMYQRVQYAMPGERTEEY
- a CDS encoding conjugative transfer ATPase produces the protein MEFLSKLLGKGPATHIEPVLSQTTTDSDLVDDYSATGSTALNEEKRQAANDRYIARLESMGIPSPIDWQNPKRRPATKADVSRMYEVNPSFVDMLPWAEYLPNEEAMLLEDGISRAAFFELVPIGTEGRSDDWLQQARDALQGVLQDSFDELESSHWVVQLYAQDETDWSDYLQKLQAYVQPRADNTDFTKLYLALFRHHLESISKPGGLFVDTAVSNLPWRGQTRKVRLVVYRRVRKQDLVVRGQEPAAYLKAICDRLKGSLANAGVSTKRMDGHAIKRWLVGWFNPYPDHLGSTDRDIRRFYDTVCQPTCELDEGELPVASGTDFSENLFFREPRSDVDSGLWSFDGMPHRVVILDRLKNAPLTGHLTGETKQADSLNSLFDRLPEDTALCITMVPTPQDLLEGHLEQLSRKAIGDTQASSHTRDDVQTARSILGRKHKLYRGSVAFFLRGQNKAVLEERTTSLCNVLLGAGMQPVQPQDEVAPLNSYLRWLPCNFDPNENRALDWYTQLMFTQHIANLAPVWGRSTGTGNPGFTLSNRGGATLTFDPLNKLDRQMNAHLFLFGPTGAGKSATANYLIMQAIALYRPRFFIIEAGNSFGLLGDFAKRLGLTVNRVRLAPGSGVSLAPFVDAVQLVKNKDQVKVLNASDVDASDQHLADALAGMEDEQRDILGELEITARLMITGGESKEDARLTRADRSAIRQCILNAAELCVSENRPVLTEDISAALQAMASDDKLPEIRRNRFMEMSEAMGMFTMGTEAEMFNRPGTAWPEADITIVDLATYAREGYQAQMAIAYISLLNTINNIAERDQFKGRPLIAFTDEGHIPLKVPLLSPYSVKITKMWRKLGAWYWMATQNVDDIPPEASALLNMIEWWICLNMPPDEVEKIARFRELTPAQKTMMLSARKENGKFTEGIVLAKRIEMLFRVVPPSLCLALAMTEPEEKRQRYEIMQALGCDELHAALQVAADLDRKRGITPFPISFPEPKKAVERVA
- a CDS encoding DsbA family protein → MSLGESMPKRRLNLTLFVFMVIAGLGAWWQLATNSNARSPDQTWYFGQSDARWVITEYADLECPYCRAYTPQLKRWVSDQENVKLAWHHFPLETHGAAALSEARVVQCAGSIGGASAFWQAIDQVFLRTRSNGQGLTDQLELPDISAEDLSHCAKTNPDVHAAVDRQLALARSRGIAATPTIEVADSLTGLSIRLEGPVEGDTLLSVIDALAAQAI
- a CDS encoding TIGR03757 family integrating conjugative element protein translates to MFNIPPPSSQVIPLFVAALATGTAHAETWAITDAAHPLTSVPADVRVIKLDDQQRIEEQLSRKLPPNPHQAALAARQLMGTPAGAALMQQLVAAQQGNADAWSVGVSKVPAIVVDRRYVVYGQPDVVAAVQAINQARGR